The Streptomyces sp. V4I8 genome includes the window CCGGGGCCCGCGGGGCGGGTACCCGCCGACTGGGCGAAGACGTTGCGCGGCTGAGAGACCTCGTCGCCGCTGGTCGATGGCGGTCAGGAGCAACCGTGAGCTCGGGTTCCCCGATCGGCGGTGGCAGGATGGACCCCGTGTCACAGACCCGATTCACTACGCCGATCATCGGTCGGGACGTCGAACTCGCCCGGCTCTCCGGAGCGTTGGAGCGTGCCCGGCGCGGAGAGGCCCGGACCCTCCTGGTCGCCGGGGACGCCGGGGTCGGCAAGACCCGGGTGCTGGACGAGATGGCGGGGCGGGCGGCTCAGGACGGGATGTTCGTCCTGACGGGACACTGTGTCGACCTCGGGGACGTCGGTCTGCCGTATCTGCCGTTCACCGAGGTGCTCGGGGCGCTCGCCGACGACGGGCGGTTCGCGGATGTCCTCGGCGCTCATCCCGTGGTCTCCCGGCTGCTGGGTGGCGGGACGGACGCCGTGCAGGACCGGCTGCGCCTGTTCGAGGGCATCGCCGGGCTGCTGGCCGATCTGGCGGACGTCGCTCCGGTGCTGCTCGTGCTGGAGGATCTGCACTGGGCCGACCAGTCGTCCAGGGATCTGCTGCGCTTCCTGCTGAGCCGGGGGATCCTGCAGCGGTCGGCGGGTGGGGTGCCCGGGTATCGGCTGGCCGTGTTCGCGTCGTACCGCGCGGACGATCTGCATCGACGGCATCCGCTGCGGCCGCTGCTCGCCGAGCTCGTGCGGCTGCCCGCCGTCGAGCGGCTCGAACTGCGGCCCATGGCCGACACCGAGGTGGCCAGGCTGGTGCGGGCCGTGCAGGAGCGGCCGCTGCCGGACACCACCGTCCGGCGGATCGTGGAGCGGGCGGAGGGCAACGCCTTCTACGCCGAGGAGCTGGTCGCGGCCACGGACGCGGAGGTCGGCGGGGTGCCCAGCGGGCTGGCCGACGTTCTCCTGATCCGGTTCGAGCAGCTGTCCGACACCGCGCAGCAGGTGCTGCGCACGGCGGCCGTCGCGGGGCGCCGCGTCGAACACGACCTGCTGCGGGGTGCCGTGGGCATCCCCGAGGAGGAGCTGGAGTCGGTGCTGCGCGAGGCCGTCGGGCGGCAACTGCTCGTGCCCCGCGACGGCGACACGTACGCGTTCCGGCACGCACTCGCCCGTGAGGCGGTGTACGCCGACCTGCTTCCCGGTGAACGGGCCCGGCTGCACGGCACGTTCGCCCGGTTGCTGGCCGGGCGCGGCCGTCCGGCCGAGACGGCGGCGGAGCGCGCCCACCACTACCGCGAGAGCAACGACCTGCCCGAGGCCCTCGCCGCCTCGTTGGAGGCCGCCGCGCACGCGCACCAGGTCGGCGCGCCCGCCGAGGAGCTGCGGCATCTGGAGACGGCCCTGGACCTGTGGGCGTCGGTGGAGCCGTCCGCACGGCCTTCGGGCGAGGGCACCGACCGGGTGACGCTCACCCTGCGCGCGTCCGCGGCGGCGGCGCACGCGGGGGAAGCGCACCGCGCGGTCTCGCTCACCCGTGCCGCGCTCGCGGGCATCGGCCAGGACACGGACACCGAGCTCGCCGCCCGGGTCCGCTACACCCTCGCCGGCAATCTGCTCAGCGTCGACAGCCTGAGGGCGGCCTTCACCCACAGCAGCAAGGCGCTCGCCCTCGTCCCGGCCGAGCCTCCGTCGCGGACGTGGGTGTGGGCGGCGGCCACGCACGTCATGGCGGCACGCCAGGTCGGGGAGAACGAGACGGCGCTGCGGGTCGCGCGTGAGGCGTTGCGCGTCGCCGAGGACCTCCAGGTGACCGACGCCCGGGCGGACCTGCTGATCTCGCTGGCCGGGCTCGAGGGCGGCGGCCGGCGCACCCCTCAGGGCCGAGAACGGCTGGGCGAGGCACGGGAGTTGGCGCGCCGCGCGGGCAACGCGCCGGTGGAGATGCGGGCGCTGTACCACCTCGCCGCCGGCTGCTTCGAGTCCGGTGAGCTCCAGGAGTCGCTGCCCTGGCTGGCGGAGGGGCTGGACCGGGCTCGGCGTGCTGGGCTGCTGTCGTCGCCGTATCCGCTGGAGATGCGGTATCTGCAACTGCTGGTGCTGTACACGCTGGGCCGCTGGGACGAGTGCGTGAGCGTCGCTGCGGCCGGCGCCGAGGTGCTGCCCGCGGCGGCCGGATACGCGGCCGGTCCGGCGCTGTACGTGTCTCTCGCTCGCGGCGACTTCGCGGCCGTCGAAGCGGCCGGCGCCCTGCTCGACGGGCCCTTCGACTGGATGGGCACGCTGATCGCGGGCATCGCGCTCACCGAGGCCGCGGCGCTGCGCGGTGACGCGGACGCGGCGGTGGAGCGGATGCGGTCCACGGTCGCGGCCCTCACCGACGACGCGGGAACGCTGCCCGACGCGACGGTCCGGCTCGCCGCCCTCGCGCTGGCCGCGGTCGCCGACCGGGCCGCCGAACTGCGCCTGGCCGGCGACGAGGCGGGGACGCGTCGCTGGGCGGACACCGCGACCGAGCTGGTCGAACTGGCGCGGACCACGGCGAACCGCGGCAAGGACGGCACGCCGCAGGGTCCGGAGGGCAGGGCGTGGCTGGCCCGTGCGGAGGCGGAGTGGACGCGTGCGGTGTCCGGCCCTGATGCGCGGGCCTGGGCGCGGGCGGTCGCCGCGTTCGAGAACGGCGACACCTACGAGCGGGCTCGGTGCCGGCTGCGCCACGCCGAGGCCCTGCTGGCGGCGGACGACCGCGACACGGCGGCCACCGAAGCCGCGGCGGCACGGGAGACCGCCGCCCGGCTCGGCGCGACGCCCCTCCTCGACCAGTTGGACGCCCTGATCCGCCGCGGCCGCCTCCAGAGCACCACGGCCGCCCCTGCGGCGACCGCCGCCGGCCGGACCACCCCGCTCACGGCCCGTGAGCAGGAGGTCCTGCGCCTTCTCACCCTCGGCCGCAGCAACCGGCAGATCGGCGAGGAGCTGTACATCACCGGCAAGACGGCGAGTGTCCACGTCTCCAACATCCTGGCCAAGCTGGGTGCCGCGAGCCGTACGGAGGCGGTGGCGATCGCCTACCGGGAGGGCCTGGTCACGCGTGAGGAGACGGTGGGCTGACTCCCCGCCGCGCACTTCGGTCGGCGGTGTCGCAGTCGAGGGCCGTCAGGTCGACGGCGTCGGCCATCGCCTGCATCCCCTTGTCGTTGGGGTGGATGTGGTCGCCGCCGTCGAGGGCGGGAAGCATCCGCGCGGGGTCGTAGGGGCTGCGCAGGACGCGGTCGAAGTCGGTGACGGCGTCGAACACGCCGCCGGTGCGGATGGACGCGTTGACCTCCTGCCGTACGGCCTCTGCGGCCGGGTCCCATTCGTGCCAGCCCTTGAAGGGGCCGATGGTCGCGCCGACGACGCATTTGCCGGCCGCGTGCGCCTGTTCGACGATCTCGCGGTAGCCGTCGATCAGGTCCTCGGCCGTGACGCCCGTGTGGGCCTTGAGGTCGTTCACTCCCTGGAAGAGGAACACGGTCCGCACGCCCGGCTGGGACAGGACGTCCCGCTCCAGCCGGTTCAGCGCGCTCTGGCCGGGGCCGTCGGCGATGACCTTGTTCCCGGCGATCCCTTCGTTGGCCACGCCCTTCACGGCCGTGTCCGTGCGCTGCAGGCGGCGGGCCAGGTAGTCGGGCCAGCGGCGGTTCAGGTCGGCGGTGGACTGCCAGCCGTCGGTGATGGAGTCGCCGAGGGCGGCCACCGCTGCGGTGCCCGCGGGGGCGCGTACGGAGACGGCGTCGAGGTAGAACCAGGAGCCGGTCGGGACGGTCCAGGCGGCGCCGCTCTCCTCGGCGGTGTGGTCGCCCTGGGTCGCGTACGACGACTGCAGGGCCATCCAGTGGCCGCTCGCCGGGCCGTCGGCGTCCGGGCTGTGCAGGCTGACGACGAGGTTGGTCGCGGCGGGCAGCCTGCCGGGCAGCGGGTCGCTCCACACGGTGCCGCCCGCCGGCACGGTGACCGTGCGCACACCACCGAAGGTCAGGCGCCGGTTGCTGCCGGGGCGAAGCTCGGCGCCCCGCTTCTGGATGCCCGCGTAGACGCTGTCGAGGGTCAGGGGCCGGTCTCCGAAGGCGTTGGAGAGCCGCACCCGGACGCCGGTGCCGCCCACGCTGGTGTGCACGACGAGCCGGTAGCTGCGGCCGGCGACGCCGTCGCCCATGCGGTCGGCGCTCGCCGCCCAGGTGACGACGCCGCTCGGCTCGGTGGTCGCCTCGGGGTGGCGCGGGCGCGGACTGGCAGGCGACGACCGTCAGCAGGACGGCGGCGAGCGGAAGTGCGGCCCTCACCGGGCGAAGTCCCTCAGCGTGAGGGAGGCGCCGGGCCTCAGGGTGACCGTGCGGGACACACCGCCGTACGCGACCGTCGTGGTGCGGCCGCCGACGCTGTGGATCCGGGCCTCGGTCGGTTTGCCGTCCCGCCAGCGCAGGTCGACCTCGAAGCCGCCGCGGGCGGCGACGCCCTTGACGAAGCCCGAGGCGGCCCAGGCGTCGGGAAGTGCCGGGAGGAGTTCGAGGTGCCCCGGTCGGGAGTACAGCAGCATCTCCACCATCGCGGCCGGGGTACCGAAGTTGGCGTCGATCTGGAAGATGCCCCGGCCGCGCTCCACCTCGTAGATGTCGAAGAGGTTGGGTGCCGTGCCGTTGCTGCCGCCGGTCGACGGGCGAAGGTTGTTGACGATCAGTTGGTAGGCCCTCTCCGCGTTCTTCAGCCGGGCCCAGCACAGGCCGCGCCAGGCGTTGGCCCAGCCGAAGCTCTCCATGCCGCGCGCGGTGAGCAGGGCGGTGGCGCCGGCGACGATGTCGGCCGGGGCGGAGCCGTCGGGGCGGATGCGGTCGCCGGGGAACAGGCCGACGAGCGGGGACAGGTGCCGGTGCGTGCTCTCGCCCAGGTTGTCGGGGGACATCCACTCCTCCAGCCAGCCGGTGGTCGCGCTGACCTGCGGCAGGTACAGCTTTCTGCGCAGTGAGGCGATCGTAGCCGCGTAGCCGGTGTCCTTCCGCAACTCGGCCGCCGCGGTGCAGTAGTGCCCGAAGAGCGCCCACACCAGTTCCTGAGCGTAGGTGATGCCCTTGGCGTCGAGGGGGCCGTGCTCCGGCGACCAGTCGCTGTCGGCGACGAGCACCTCCCGTGTGGTGCCGGGGAGGGTGGTGGTGAGCAGCCGGGCCTCCCAGAACTCGCAGGCGCCCTTGAGGAGGGGGTAGATCTTCGCGAGGAGTTCGGGGGACTGGGTGTACTCGTAGTGCTCCCACAGGGTGGCGCACAGCCAGGCGTTGCCCGCGGGGTGCCACCACCAGCCGCCTCCGCCGTGGGGGTTGGTGGAGATGGCGACGGTCCAGCCGGCGTTCTCGCCGGTGGAGTTGCGGTAGCGGTTGCGCGGGTCGTTGAACAGGCGGCGGGTGAGGTCGGTCCAGGACGGCAGCTGGGCGAGGCAGTAGTCGGTGAGGGCGTCGAAGCAGGGTGACAGTCCGGTCCGGTCGGCCATCCAGTAGTTCATCTGGAGGTTGATGTCGGTGTGGTAGTCGCCCATCCAGTCCGGGTCGTTGCCGTCGAGCCACAGCCCTTGCAGGGCGAGGGGCAGGCTCCCGCGCGACCCGGAGATCATCAGGTAGCGGCCGAAGTGCGCGTAGGCGGCTTCGAGTTCGGGGTCCGGTATGCCGTCCCGGGCGCGGGCCCGGAGCCGTTCCCAGGTGTCGAGGGAGCGCTGCTCGGCGGACGACGTCCCGAACGAGAGGTCCATCCGCCCGAAAAAGTCCTGATAGTCGGCGACATGGGTGCGCAGGAGGGTGTCGGCCGAGTGGGCGGCGGCGTCGCGGACCTTGGTACGGGCGAGCCCGTGCGGATCGAGGGACGGATCGCGGTAGTCCTTGACGGCGTCGGGCGCGTAGTCGGTCCCGCCGCTCACGACCACGGTCAGCTCCCGGCACCCGGCGAAGTCGATGCGCGAGCCGCTGACGGTGACCCGGCCGCCGGAGCCGTACGCGGTGACGGCGGCCCCGAAGCGCAGGCCGTTCGGCAACGCCGCGCCGAACGACACCGCGGCGTCCTCACCGTGCGTGCCCTCCAGCACGACGGTTCCGGTGTGGCGGCCGCCTCCGCTCTGCGTGAAGTGCAGGACGATCACGTCGTCGGGCCGACTGGCGAAGATCCGCCTGCGGTACGTCACTCCGGAGCGGGTGTACGACGTGGTCACCAGCCCTTGCGCCAGGTCGAGGGTGCGGCGGTAGCCGTTGACGGTGGACAGGTCGTGCTCGGGGAGGTCGACGGTGAGGCGGGCGAGGAGGGTGAAGGAGCCGAAGTCGTCACGGCCGTAGGGGAACTGGCCGTCGGCGTCGAGGGTGTCGTTGCGGCCGCCGGTCCACATGGTGGCGTCGGTGATCAGGAGGAGTTCACGGCCGGGGTCGTTGCCGGCGAGGGCGCCGAGGCGGCCGTTGCCGACGGGCAGGCCCTGCTCGATCATGGAGTGTTCGTCGGCGGGCGCCTGCCACCACAGCTGGTGGCGTGGGCTTCCCGGGACAGCGGGGGAATCGGCGGGTCGCTGCGGTGCGGCCGACGCGGTGAAGGCGGGCAGCGTGGTGAGGGCTCCGCTCGCCGCGGCGAGGGCGAGCAGGCCGCGTCTGGGCAGGTGGTCGGACGGGGTGGTGTCCAAGGCGGGCTCCTGGCGGTCGGGGGGGGGCGGCCGGGGTTCGTCAGGACGACTTCGGTACGTCGATCCGGTCGATGTCCGGTGCGTAGCCGGTGCCGCTGTCGAACGTGATCGTGTTGGCCCCGGCCTTCAGCTTCACCGGCACGTAGACGCTGTCGACGGTGGACCAGTCGCCCGTGGAGGCGAACTTGTGCGAGGTGGCGCCACCTCCGTTGGCCGAGACAAGGACCGAACGGGAGTCGCCGCTGACGTAGGCGACCTTGATCTGGTAGATGCCGGCCTTGGCCACCGCGACGTCGTTGACGGTGACCTTGCCGCCCACGTAGAGATTGCCGACCTTGCGGCCGTCGGAGCAGGCGGCGCAGTCGGCCACGGAGGCGTTGCCGCTCAGGGTGTTGCCGCCCGCCTCGGCCTCGTAGCCGGTCCATGCGAGGTCCGTGCCGCGCGGGGTGACGGTGAAGAGCCGGGAGCCGTGTGCGGGGAGGGCCTGGGTGATCCTGTCGGTGTGGCTGCCGAGGCTCTCCTTGTTCCACACGTCACGCACCGAGGCCCTGCCCTTGAAGCCGAGGGTCGACCAGTTCGCGGTCACGGCGGCCGGCGCGTCGGAGAGGTTGAACAGGGCCACGGTGTAGGTGCCGTTCGGGTTCTTCGCGGCCCACACCTGCTGCGGGTCGGAGGCGGTGACGGGCTCGGCGGGCGGGGCGCCGCTCTGGTTGATCGCGATGACCTCGCGGTCGGTCAGCAGTTTCAGGCCGTAGGAGTCGAGCTCGGTCAGGTCGTCGCCGGTGAACAGCGGGGACTTGGCGATCGCCCACAGGGTGGCGTAGCTCTGCCGTTCGGCCTTGGTGAGGCCGTCCATCTCGCCGTTGCCGACGTTGAGTGAGTCCAGGTCGTTCCAGCCGCCGGGGCCGGCGTGGCCGGTCCAGGCGGGGGCGTCGTCCCAGCGGTCGTCGACCGAGTTCTCCCAGGTGACCAGGGTGTTGCAGTAGCACTCGACGTCGGTGTCGATGCGCCAGCCGTTGGAGTACTTCTTCCAGTCCTCGACGTGCCCGTAGTCGAGGGACCAGGACAGCTCCAGGTGGATCGGGCGGCCGGCGGTCCTGATGGCCTTCTGCCAGGCGGCCACGTCGGCGACGTTGTTGTAGTTGTCGCCGCTCTTGAACGAGCCGGGGCCCACGCCGTCGAGCTTGAGGAAGTCGTAGCCCCAGTCGGCGAACAGCTGCGCCTGGGAGTCGATGTACTTCTGCGCGCAGGGATCGGAAAAGTCGATCTTGTAGGCGCTGTCCCAGCCGTTGGTGGTGCGCAGGTCGTCGTGGACGATGTCGCCGGTGGTGCAGCCCTCGGCGTTCCAGATCGGGTTCTTGCCGTCGTTGTACGCCCCCTTCTCCAGGCCTACCGGGAGGTAGATGCCGGCCTTGAGGCCCTTGGCGTGGATGCGGTCGGCGACTGCCTTCATGCCGCTCGGGAAGCGCTCCGGGTCGGCCTGCTGCCGGCCGTACTCGTCGAACCGCGACTTCCACGCCCAGTCCATCCACCAGCCGGCGTCGATGTTGATGTATTCGTAGCCGTACTTCTTCAGCTTGGCGGCCATGGCGTCGGTCTGCCTGATGACGTTCGCCTCGGACAGATAGCTGTAGTCGCCCTTCGGGTTGAGGCCCGGGTACTTCGACGACTGCATGGTCCAGCTCGTCCAGCCCATGTAGGGCTTGGCGGCCACAGGGGTGGTGGCCGGGGCGGCCGGGGGCGCGGCGGTCTCGGCCTGCGCGGCGGGGACCGCGGCGGTGACACCGGCGGCGAGGGCCAGGACCAGGACGGCTCTCAGGGTGCGTGCGGGCATGACGGAGTACGAGGATGACCGCATGGGTCGTGCCTCCAGGGTG containing:
- a CDS encoding AAA family ATPase, which gives rise to MSQTRFTTPIIGRDVELARLSGALERARRGEARTLLVAGDAGVGKTRVLDEMAGRAAQDGMFVLTGHCVDLGDVGLPYLPFTEVLGALADDGRFADVLGAHPVVSRLLGGGTDAVQDRLRLFEGIAGLLADLADVAPVLLVLEDLHWADQSSRDLLRFLLSRGILQRSAGGVPGYRLAVFASYRADDLHRRHPLRPLLAELVRLPAVERLELRPMADTEVARLVRAVQERPLPDTTVRRIVERAEGNAFYAEELVAATDAEVGGVPSGLADVLLIRFEQLSDTAQQVLRTAAVAGRRVEHDLLRGAVGIPEEELESVLREAVGRQLLVPRDGDTYAFRHALAREAVYADLLPGERARLHGTFARLLAGRGRPAETAAERAHHYRESNDLPEALAASLEAAAHAHQVGAPAEELRHLETALDLWASVEPSARPSGEGTDRVTLTLRASAAAAHAGEAHRAVSLTRAALAGIGQDTDTELAARVRYTLAGNLLSVDSLRAAFTHSSKALALVPAEPPSRTWVWAAATHVMAARQVGENETALRVAREALRVAEDLQVTDARADLLISLAGLEGGGRRTPQGRERLGEARELARRAGNAPVEMRALYHLAAGCFESGELQESLPWLAEGLDRARRAGLLSSPYPLEMRYLQLLVLYTLGRWDECVSVAAAGAEVLPAAAGYAAGPALYVSLARGDFAAVEAAGALLDGPFDWMGTLIAGIALTEAAALRGDADAAVERMRSTVAALTDDAGTLPDATVRLAALALAAVADRAAELRLAGDEAGTRRWADTATELVELARTTANRGKDGTPQGPEGRAWLARAEAEWTRAVSGPDARAWARAVAAFENGDTYERARCRLRHAEALLAADDRDTAATEAAAARETAARLGATPLLDQLDALIRRGRLQSTTAAPAATAAGRTTPLTAREQEVLRLLTLGRSNRQIGEELYITGKTASVHVSNILAKLGAASRTEAVAIAYREGLVTREETVG
- a CDS encoding glycoside hydrolase N-terminal domain-containing protein, coding for MDTTPSDHLPRRGLLALAAASGALTTLPAFTASAAPQRPADSPAVPGSPRHQLWWQAPADEHSMIEQGLPVGNGRLGALAGNDPGRELLLITDATMWTGGRNDTLDADGQFPYGRDDFGSFTLLARLTVDLPEHDLSTVNGYRRTLDLAQGLVTTSYTRSGVTYRRRIFASRPDDVIVLHFTQSGGGRHTGTVVLEGTHGEDAAVSFGAALPNGLRFGAAVTAYGSGGRVTVSGSRIDFAGCRELTVVVSGGTDYAPDAVKDYRDPSLDPHGLARTKVRDAAAHSADTLLRTHVADYQDFFGRMDLSFGTSSAEQRSLDTWERLRARARDGIPDPELEAAYAHFGRYLMISGSRGSLPLALQGLWLDGNDPDWMGDYHTDINLQMNYWMADRTGLSPCFDALTDYCLAQLPSWTDLTRRLFNDPRNRYRNSTGENAGWTVAISTNPHGGGGWWWHPAGNAWLCATLWEHYEYTQSPELLAKIYPLLKGACEFWEARLLTTTLPGTTREVLVADSDWSPEHGPLDAKGITYAQELVWALFGHYCTAAAELRKDTGYAATIASLRRKLYLPQVSATTGWLEEWMSPDNLGESTHRHLSPLVGLFPGDRIRPDGSAPADIVAGATALLTARGMESFGWANAWRGLCWARLKNAERAYQLIVNNLRPSTGGSNGTAPNLFDIYEVERGRGIFQIDANFGTPAAMVEMLLYSRPGHLELLPALPDAWAASGFVKGVAARGGFEVDLRWRDGKPTEARIHSVGGRTTTVAYGGVSRTVTLRPGASLTLRDFAR
- a CDS encoding CBM35 domain-containing protein codes for the protein MRSSSYSVMPARTLRAVLVLALAAGVTAAVPAAQAETAAPPAAPATTPVAAKPYMGWTSWTMQSSKYPGLNPKGDYSYLSEANVIRQTDAMAAKLKKYGYEYINIDAGWWMDWAWKSRFDEYGRQQADPERFPSGMKAVADRIHAKGLKAGIYLPVGLEKGAYNDGKNPIWNAEGCTTGDIVHDDLRTTNGWDSAYKIDFSDPCAQKYIDSQAQLFADWGYDFLKLDGVGPGSFKSGDNYNNVADVAAWQKAIRTAGRPIHLELSWSLDYGHVEDWKKYSNGWRIDTDVECYCNTLVTWENSVDDRWDDAPAWTGHAGPGGWNDLDSLNVGNGEMDGLTKAERQSYATLWAIAKSPLFTGDDLTELDSYGLKLLTDREVIAINQSGAPPAEPVTASDPQQVWAAKNPNGTYTVALFNLSDAPAAVTANWSTLGFKGRASVRDVWNKESLGSHTDRITQALPAHGSRLFTVTPRGTDLAWTGYEAEAGGNTLSGNASVADCAACSDGRKVGNLYVGGKVTVNDVAVAKAGIYQIKVAYVSGDSRSVLVSANGGGATSHKFASTGDWSTVDSVYVPVKLKAGANTITFDSGTGYAPDIDRIDVPKSS